The segment CAACGCCTCGTGGCACAAGTCCTCCAGAATCAACTGGCACCACTTTGAACCCAAATATCTACCCAGCTACTCCCCGGACTTCAATCCGATCGAGCGACTGTGGCTAAGGCTTAAAGCTGACTGGTTCTGGGACTTCATTGCCAAAACTCCGCAAGAACTCTCCGATCGGCTTTGCAAAGCCCTCAAGAGCTTCATCGATGATCCGACCAAAACCGCGTCCAATTGCTCGATTCGGAAATGACTTCTGTCATTCACTATATCTGCTGAATGAGGAGATGCCCGGTGGAAAGGACGAGCCGACGTACTTTATCCAACGGCGATGGTCGGCGATTTTCGAGACTCGTTACCAATTGGTGCGGCCTCATCCGAACCCCTTGGCAGAGGGACTGACCTTCCGGCGGGTGAGCGATTTGGCCATGTCGATGGAGTTCGTCGGCGGGCGACACTGTGCTCTGGTGTCGATGCCCACCCCCGAGGAATCCCCGCAGGCCTACTTTGTAGCAGTGGTCCAGACCAGCGGCGGCAGCGATCCCAAGGCATGGGATCAAGGTTCGGTTTCTGCTCGGATCTTCACTCTGGAACTTGCCCAGGACAGCAATCCTGAGAAAGCGGTTCTTGGCGAGTGGGTCAAGGAGGGGCTGCATCGGCTGATCGGTTTCGGCGTGAAGGCAATTCGTGAAGCCTTCCTCAAAGCAGTAGGAGCGAACTTGGACCACGGCCAACTTCCGTTGAGTTGATGGCGCAGTGCCGGGACTTTGAGGGGGAGATCCTGCCGACGTCGGAAGATCGAAATCGGATAGCTCAGAACGATCCAAACAGTGGCCAGTATAACACTTTCAGTTTGATCGCGAGTCTCCGGCAATCAATCATTTCCAGGGTCGATGGAGTTTTTGCCACCAATAGGTAAGTCG is part of the Verrucomicrobiales bacterium genome and harbors:
- a CDS encoding transposase, encoding NASWHKSSRINWHHFEPKYLPSYSPDFNPIERLWLRLKADWFWDFIAKTPQELSDRLCKALKSFIDDPTKTASNCSIRK